A genomic stretch from Flavobacterium humidisoli includes:
- a CDS encoding GxxExxY protein — protein sequence MQHYREKETYKIIGICMEVHRNLGPGLLEVVYKDALELEFKENNIFFEREKEYSIEYKGTILPHKFYADFIINEDIVLEVKAIKEFSSEHIAQILNYIKLSNSEVGLLINFQTKSLQYKRYIL from the coding sequence ATGCAACATTATAGAGAAAAAGAGACTTATAAGATTATCGGAATTTGTATGGAAGTACATCGAAATCTTGGACCAGGTCTATTAGAAGTAGTTTACAAAGATGCTTTAGAATTAGAATTTAAAGAGAATAACATTTTTTTTGAAAGAGAAAAAGAATATTCAATTGAATATAAAGGAACTATTTTACCTCATAAATTTTATGCTGATTTTATAATTAATGAAGATATCGTTTTAGAGGTAAAAGCAATAAAAGAATTTTCAAGTGAACATATTGCCCAGATTTTAAACTATATTAAATTATCGAATTCGGAGGTAGGATTACTAATTAATTTTCAAACAAAATCCCTACAATATAAAAGATATATTTTATAA
- a CDS encoding sigma-54 interaction domain-containing protein, whose protein sequence is METVQAIKQRFEIIGNDPKLNRAIEKAIQVAPTDISVMVTGESGVGKENIPRIIHSLSHRKHGKYIAVNCGAIPEGTIDSELFGHEKGAFTGATSTREGYFEVADGGTIFLDEVGELPLTTQVRLLRVLENGEFIKVGSSQVQKTNVRIVAATNVNLFNAIEKGKFREDLYYRLSTVEITLPPLRERNDDIHLLFRKFVADFAHKYKMPPLRLDDDAVQLLQKFRWSGNIRQLRNVAEQISVLETNRDITLATLQSYLPAEGSNLPSVISDSKKESDFSTERDILYKVLFDMRSDLNDLKKLTLELMKNGTSKVQDINPNLIQKIYGNQQNDSEIDFEEEPRTAVVTTPVVREDNYQMQDDNYLFAETIEEEEILRLEQKEIEMIKKSLEKNKGKRKAAADELGISERTLYRKIKQFDL, encoded by the coding sequence ATGGAAACAGTTCAAGCAATAAAACAGCGATTTGAGATTATTGGTAATGATCCGAAATTAAATCGTGCCATTGAAAAAGCCATTCAGGTTGCTCCTACTGATATTTCGGTTATGGTAACTGGAGAAAGTGGTGTTGGTAAAGAAAATATTCCTAGAATTATACATTCGCTTTCGCACAGAAAGCATGGTAAATATATTGCCGTAAACTGTGGTGCAATTCCGGAAGGAACAATCGACAGCGAACTTTTTGGTCACGAAAAAGGAGCTTTTACAGGCGCAACAAGTACGCGTGAAGGCTATTTTGAAGTGGCTGATGGCGGAACAATATTCCTTGATGAAGTTGGAGAATTACCCTTAACAACTCAAGTAAGATTGCTACGTGTTTTGGAAAACGGTGAATTTATAAAGGTAGGATCTTCTCAGGTTCAAAAAACAAATGTGAGAATTGTTGCTGCAACCAACGTAAATTTATTTAATGCTATTGAAAAAGGTAAATTCCGTGAAGACTTGTATTATCGTTTAAGCACAGTCGAAATTACTTTACCTCCATTAAGAGAAAGAAACGACGATATTCATTTGCTGTTCAGAAAGTTTGTAGCCGATTTTGCCCATAAATATAAAATGCCTCCTTTAAGACTGGATGATGATGCTGTTCAGCTTTTACAAAAATTTAGATGGAGCGGAAATATTCGTCAGCTTCGAAATGTGGCAGAACAAATTTCGGTTTTAGAAACTAATCGCGATATTACCTTAGCCACATTACAATCTTATTTGCCTGCCGAAGGAAGCAACTTACCTTCAGTTATTAGCGACAGCAAAAAAGAAAGTGATTTCAGTACCGAAAGAGACATTTTGTACAAAGTGCTTTTTGATATGAGAAGTGATTTGAACGACTTGAAAAAACTGACTCTCGAATTGATGAAAAATGGAACTTCTAAAGTTCAAGACATTAACCCCAATTTAATTCAGAAAATTTACGGAAATCAGCAAAATGACAGCGAAATTGATTTTGAAGAAGAACCAAGAACTGCTGTTGTGACGACTCCTGTTGTTCGTGAAGATAATTATCAGATGCAAGACGATAATTATTTATTTGCTGAAACTATCGAGGAAGAAGAAATTCTACGTTTGGAGCAAAAAGAAATCGAAATGATCAAAAAATCATTAGAAAAAAACAAAGGAAAACGTAAAGCTGCTGCTGATGAATTAGGTATTTCTGAAAGAACTTTATACCGTAAAATCAAGCAATTCGACCTATAA
- the miaB gene encoding tRNA (N6-isopentenyl adenosine(37)-C2)-methylthiotransferase MiaB has protein sequence MEKIIEESKQGESLVLENKPENTKKLFIESYGCAMNFSDSEVVASILSDGGYNTTSVLEEADLVLVNTCSIRDKAEQTIRKRLEKYNAVKRTNPKMKVGVLGCMAERLKSQFLEEEKIVDLVVGPDAYKDLPNLLAEVEEGRDAINVILSKEETYGDISPVRLMSNGITALVSITRGCDNMCTFCVVPFTRGRERSREPQSIMAEIQDLWNKGYKEVTLLGQNVDSYLWYGGGLKKDFVNASEMQKATAVDFDQLLEMVAVGFPKMRIRFSTSNPQDMHESILHVIAKYPNICKHIHLPVQSGSNRILKEMNRLHSREEYMALIDKIKAIVPDASISQDMIAGFPTETEEDHQDTMSLMEYVKYNFGYMYSYSERPGTLAGRKMKDDVDEETKARRLQEIVDLQQKHAWFRSEEFVGKTVEVLVEKVSKKSKDEFSGRNSQSITVVFPKENYKIGDFVNVKITSCTSGTLKGEAVGLSSMN, from the coding sequence CGGTGGTTATAACACTACTTCTGTTCTAGAAGAAGCCGATTTGGTTTTAGTGAACACTTGCTCTATTAGAGATAAAGCAGAACAGACTATTCGTAAACGTCTTGAGAAATACAATGCAGTAAAACGAACCAATCCAAAAATGAAAGTGGGCGTTTTGGGCTGTATGGCAGAACGTTTGAAAAGCCAATTTTTAGAAGAAGAAAAAATCGTTGACTTAGTTGTTGGTCCAGATGCTTATAAAGATCTTCCGAATTTATTAGCAGAAGTTGAAGAAGGCCGTGACGCTATTAATGTAATTTTATCAAAAGAAGAAACATACGGAGATATTTCACCCGTTCGTCTGATGAGTAACGGAATTACAGCTTTGGTTTCAATCACTCGCGGATGTGACAATATGTGTACGTTCTGTGTTGTGCCTTTTACACGAGGACGCGAACGCAGCCGTGAACCACAGAGTATTATGGCCGAAATTCAGGATTTATGGAACAAAGGCTATAAAGAAGTTACTCTTTTAGGCCAAAACGTTGACAGTTACCTTTGGTACGGCGGCGGTTTGAAAAAAGATTTCGTAAACGCTTCTGAAATGCAAAAAGCAACTGCAGTCGATTTTGATCAATTGCTAGAAATGGTTGCTGTTGGTTTTCCAAAAATGCGTATTCGATTTTCGACTTCTAATCCGCAGGATATGCATGAGAGTATTCTGCATGTTATCGCGAAATATCCAAACATCTGTAAACATATTCACTTACCGGTTCAATCTGGAAGTAATAGAATTTTAAAAGAAATGAATCGTCTGCATTCTCGTGAAGAATATATGGCCTTGATTGATAAAATTAAAGCGATTGTTCCTGATGCTTCGATTTCACAAGATATGATTGCTGGTTTTCCAACAGAAACTGAAGAAGACCACCAAGATACAATGAGCCTGATGGAATATGTAAAATATAATTTCGGTTATATGTATTCGTATTCTGAACGCCCTGGAACTTTGGCTGGAAGAAAAATGAAGGATGACGTTGACGAAGAAACCAAAGCAAGAAGATTACAGGAAATTGTCGATTTACAGCAAAAACATGCTTGGTTTAGAAGCGAAGAATTTGTTGGAAAAACAGTTGAAGTTCTTGTAGAGAAAGTCTCTAAAAAGTCAAAAGACGAATTTTCTGGAAGAAACTCTCAAAGTATTACAGTGGTTTTCCCAAAGGAGAATTATAAAATTGGAGATTTCGTAAATGTAAAAATTACAAGCTGTACTTCTGGAACCTTAAAAGGTGAAGCAGTTGGATTGAGTAGTATGAATTAA